Genomic window (Apodemus sylvaticus chromosome 22, mApoSyl1.1, whole genome shotgun sequence):
ACCTTGGTGCCAAACTTTAGGAATCTAAAAGGGATGGGGCAAGACCAAAGCCATGTTTGCTGTGTCTGGACCGTCCTTCacaagggcaggagagatgactcagtggtcaagaacactggttgctcttccaaaggccccgattcagttctcagcaagcgtaagatttctttttttctttttcttttttaaagatttattttatgcatatgagtacagcaccgttgctctcttcagacataccagaagagggcatcataccccattatagatggctgtgagccaccatgtggttgctgggaattgaactcaggacttttgcaagagcagtcagtgctcttaaccactgagccatctctccagcacatatGGTTTCTCTTATAGTGTACTGTTATAAAAATCTAAATTAATTTAGCAAATCTTTTATATTAAAtagtgtatttcttttttccgagacagggtttctctgtgtagccctggctgtcctggagctcactctgtagaccaggctgctctcgaactcagaaatccacatgcctctgcctcccacgtgctgggattagaggcgtgcgccactaccgtgCTGCTACTTTTTGGTTCTTTATGTTTAGTTTGTATAAATATTAATGATTTGGGCTAATACATCTGGACCATGCTCAAGGTCATGGAAATGCCAAATATGTATATAGCCAAGGCCAATGCAGCTCTTGGGGAGTAGGGGCAGAGAAGTATCTAAGCAGATACCAAAGGGGGCAGACAAGATGGCATTACCTTAGTCACATCAAGACAAAACACTGTTTGCATGCGAAGACCAgaggacaattttattttctccttctgctttcatgtgggttctgagccAACTTGGCAGTTTGTAAGACACTTCAAAAACAAGCCCTTTATCTCACGCAGCTGGTGATATCTTTGTAGTGTAGCACAGGCTTGGCTTTTCTCGGGATGTCCTTGAGTTGGAATCCAGTCCCACAATGGGAGCCTTTTCTGATTAGCTTCCTTTGTTGCATTACTTGCCTCCAAGTTTGATGGCACACGTCTGtgactccagcacttgggaaccgGGAAAGCAGAGGCGGGAGGGGCTGGAGTTGGAGCCAGCCTGAATTAAATAGTAAGATGCAGGACAGTCAAAGCTTTATGATACCCGTGCTCAAAGAACTCTGGAAAGGGCTTGCAAGATTGCTCCGTGAGGGGAAGCATCTGCCATGCAAGTCTTGACTACAGCCTCTAAAAACTATGGctgaaagagaaaactgactccccaGGTCTGACCTCCAATGtttacatgtgcacatgcttCTTGCTACATGCACCTAtacatatctcacacacacacatacacacatacacatacacacacacacacactaagtaaaataagaaatgtaattaaaaattaaaaaggaagaaattgctGTGTGTTGATGGTAGTGGTGGGAGATGGGAATGCGGAGTCCTGCACAATGAGAATCAGCTAGCTCAGTGGCCCCGCCCACCCCTTCCaggcccctcctctcttctctcctttcctcctctcctctcctcccttcccttctcttctctctctctctctctctctctctctctctctctctctctctctcgtttttttcgagacagggtttctctgtgtagccatggctgtcttggaactcggaactcactttgtagatcaacctggcctcgaactcagaaagggcctgcctctgcctcccaagtgctgggattaaggtttTCTCTTCTCTGTAGTAGCTTACAATGCTGAACTGGAGGGTTTAACCAGGGGCTTCAAACCCAGCTTTCCCGCTATGTTCATAATTTGGttaattttcataattattattttaattatgtcttGAGGAAGTAGGAAGGGTGTATTAGTTCCCCTGTAGCCTTAGCTGTTCTGAaacacactatgtagaccaggctggctccaaactcactatatagcctaggataaccttgaactgctGCTAGTCCTCCGGCCTCCACTTTCTGAGCCCTGAGGTTGCCtccatttggtttggtttatatagtgctggggactgaactctgggTTATGAACCTGCTAGACAAATACTCACATGAACTACATCTCCAGTTCCCTTTAAACtattatcttaattttaaaaacacctggccttccttcctttctctttctctgtgtgcgcTTGGGTAAGGGCATGCGTTCATGGccaggtgcacacacagacaccagagGTCAGCTTCCAGGAATTCTGCCAGCATGCACGTTCTTGGGATCTAGCAAACTCACTTCAGGTGGTCAATCAGAGTCAGGCTTCTTTCCCTGACGAGTCATTTCACCAGCTCTAGTAAACCATTTTTAGCTAGAAACTCTGTGGAaaaatttattattcatttattcaacaaatattaatTCAGTGTTATGACACACAAAGAACAGTACCAGGCAGAGTCTCTGCTTAGTTTTGGGGGTACAGGAAGGGCGCTTACTTAGCACGCATGAAACCttaggttcaatcctcagtagtattaagagaaaaagaaaaaaaaaagatacagaggcCTGGGCAttgatgggaggcagaggcaggcggatttctgtgacttcaaggacagcctggtctttaTAGCTAATTCCAGGACAtctaaggctacacagtgagaccttgtctcaaaacaaacaaaaaaggtataGCAAGTCAGACGGTGCAAAGAGCTATTGAGAGTTATAACGCAAGATGAGGGGCAAATTCAGGAGCGTGTGCACATGAAGGTTGCTATGGTTATATAGGATACCTGAGCGCTGTGACAGATGACTGGGAGCGCAGTGTGTAGCGCGAAGGTTAAATGCGAAGGCCTGGAGCAGGACGCATGTTGGAGTGATAGCGGGGGAAACTGCGGAGACAGCTTGGAGACTAGTCATTTGTGACCTTCTGGACGCCTCTGAATCCTGATAGTACTTTACGCCACACCCAATATGGCGACGGCACCATGCCTCTCCGGGCGCAAGCGGAAGTACGTATAGGCGTGCGCCGCAGCCACGCCCCTTGCCGGGGTCTCTGTGGAGCTGTGGCCGCGCCGGCTTCGAGCATCCCTGCGCTGGCAGGCTTGGGGACTGTGAGGCTGCAGCTCCGGCGGCTAGCTCCGGAGAGGTACGACCTGCACCTCCAGTCCCGGCGGCTGGAGTCCCCTCGGTGCTTCCCCCCCGACCCCCGACCCTGGCCTCATTCCGAGGCCCATTCTTGCCCTCTCCTATCCTTCTCCCAGGCCCTCTCCTCTTCTGACCCCATCTCTTCCCTGGCTCACAATCCCGGTGGTCAGGATGGACCCGTTCACGTGGCCTGCTGAGTTTCCAAGTCTTTCCCCCCCATCTGCTTGTGTGCCGGCTGTGATCTCGCAGCTATGGGACGATGTCCCTTCTGCTCgcggtttcttgtttgttttacactgtagcccagtctggcctggagctcagtgtgcagcccaggctggttttgaacgtACAGCGAGCGATCTTTCTGTTGTGGCCTTTGCAATGCTGGGGTTCCAAGTGTGCATCATCGCGCGGGGGTTTTATGCGCAGCTAAGGGTGGGACCCAGGGCTTCGTGCCTGCTGGGCAAGTACTCTACCTACTCATCCACATTCCCAGCctccgctttttttttttttttcctgccatcATAACTGCATCCCACTTCTTTCGGGAGCCTACTTGTGGTGTGCGGGAGTGTGACAGGGCGTCGGATTGACCCCCAGAGCTTTATGATCTAGGTCAGCTGGAGAATCCCACTGCGTCTTGTTATGGGTGTGCGGTATTTTCTCTGCAGATAACAGTATGGGGCcatggtgggggttgggggaggactTGGGTGCAACTGTTGCCTTCCTCCCTATCTGAGTTATATTTGCTCTTTCCCAGGACTGACACGGGGGGGGGCATCTATTTAtcatattagtgtgtgtgtatgtgtgagtgccgGCATCTGCATGTCATGGTgtacatatggaagtcagaggaccacttttaggagttggttcttGTCTTTCAgcttgtttatattatttatttttaattgtatgtatgtatgcatgtacgtatgtataactgtgtgtgggtatgtgcacacgAATGCAGGTGTCTGAGGAGACCAGAGGATCACATGCACCTggtgttggagttacaggtggttatcaGCCTCCccaaggtgggtgctgggaaccgaacttaGGTCCTCTGACAGAGCAGTACTAAATCATCTCTTGGGCTTCTGCCTTTCCCCCGGTTGAGGCAGGACCTCTCTTGATGGTGCGTACTCCAGAGCAGCTGGCTTGTGAGCTTGTGGCTGATGTCGCGGTCTCTTCCTCTCACCTTGCTATAGCAGTGTAGGGGTGGCAGGTGTGGGTCACTGCATTTGGCACGTTGTGTGGGTCCGAGGGTTTGACCTTGGGTCATCAGGTACTCGAGGCTAGCTCCCTTGCACACTTAGCCATGCTGCTGGTCTCTGCGCACACTTTTAAGTCTTAGGAGTTTCCTTGCATTTATCCAGTGCGACTTACAAGTGTTTTCCACAGTAGATGGGACATGGGTATGAGCACCGTGGCTGGGCTCTGTCGGAAACTTCTCTTCATTTGAAGAAAATTGGGCTCAGAAGTGTCTGCTTTGATTGACAGGAGAGAGGGGTCCAGAGAGAGGAGCAAGGTGCTAGAAAGTTATGTCTGCAGCCAGAGGCGTTCCAGGGTAGCACTGCTGTATTGGCAGCTCTCAGTGATGTACATGCTAGGGATTACACACGTGTGCTCATGTGGTCCTGTGGAGTCCTGACTCGAAAGCGCCTCTGTTCCTTGAGCGGGCAATATGGCCAGCCAGTAAGGTTTGAGCCTTTGATGTTAGATCTGGCTATGGTGCCTAGGCTGTTGTCAAGTTTACAGGCTCAAGCTGCCTTCCTGCCCCGGCCTCCTAAGTAGCAGGGACTGTAGACCCACATCGCTGTGCctggctcctgtgtgtgtgtgtgtgtgtggtgtgttcataTGCctgtgggattacaggtgtgcaccgctGTGCTtggtgagtatgcatgtgtgcatgtgtatgtgtgtgtatatatttctgtttgtgtgctgtgtgtgcttgtgcatatgcctgtgggattacaggagtgtactgctgtgcatggtgtgtgagcacatgtgcatgtgtgtgtgtgtttctgtttgtgtgctgtgtgtgtgtatgtgtgtgtgtgtatttctgtttgtgtgcactgtgtgtgcttatgtatatgCCTGTGGGATTGCAGTAGTGTACTGCTGTGctcggtgtgtgtatgtgtgtgtgtgtatttctgtgtgtgtgtgtactgtgtgtgcttgtacataTGCTtgtgggattacaggagtgcactgCTGTgctgtgtacatgtctgtgtgtgttcacgtgtgtttatgtgcgtgcgtgtgtgtgtgtgtgtgtgtgtgtgcttgtgcatatgcctgtgggattacaggagtgcactgCTGTGCTTGGTGTACGTGCATGTGTtcacgtgtgtgtgcgtgtgagtacgtgcgtgagtgtgtgtgtgtgtgtggtgtgtgcatatgcctgtgggattacaggggtgcaccgCTGTGCTTGGCTTCTCAGGGTCTAGCCTGCTTTGGAGGGTCACAGTTCTGAGCCGGTTAGACTCCAGTTAAGCTGCCATGAGTGGCCGAGTTGGACTCAGGACGGCCtgcttctctgctttctttctcagcagttaagaaaacaAATCCTGATCTGTGGCTATGGCTCAggcagtaaagtgcttgctctgcATCTCCAGCAGCCACATACAAAGCGAAGCAGGATGGcgcttgtctgtgtgtctgtctgatcCCATGcttgagggggggggggcagagactGGTGGGTtctggggctggctggctggcctgtcTAGGTGAGCCCCAGAAAAATAGGACAAAGACTTAGGGAGTGTGCTTCTGTACGATAGGACtaatagtgcacacctgtgatcctagcccacttttcttccttctctctgaacAAGGACTTGTTGGGTAGCCTCAGCTAGCTTGGAACTCAGCATGCAGGAAGGGGGAATCTGAGGATGTGCTGTGCTGAGCGGAGGAGTGGTCCTCAGTTCTTGCAGTTCTTGCTGTTGTTAAGAGCTGGGAAGTAGCTCCAGGTTAGACCCTCATCTGAGATTCAGGAGGCCCCACTTCTGTCCCCAGTGCTGCAGATACAAAAACAAACAGCCAGCCttgggaagggaggcaggaggatcagtcaTCGAGCTGGTCAGTGGCTACACAAGGCCCAGTCtgtccaaaacaaataaaaacaagaaacccTCAGTGGTCAAGGCTGGACATTGAGTCTAAAAacttgactttatttatttatttatttatttatttattttcaggacAGGAttttactgtgtagctctggctgttttagaattctctctgtagaccaagttgaactcacagagatctgcttgccctgtcttctgagtgctgggattaaaagtgtgtgacactcagctgggcggtggtggcacatgcctgtaatcccagcactctgggaggcagaggcaggcggatttctgcgttcaaggccagcctggtctccagagtgagttccaggacagccaggactatacagagaaaccctgtctcaaaaaaaaaaaaaaaaaaccaaatccaaaaaaaaaaaaacaacaaaaccaaaaccaaaaaaaagtgtGTGACACTACCAGccgcaactttttttttttagtgtatatttgtgtgtctgttttggggtatatgcatgtgagtgtagttgtctacagaaaccagaagagaccatcggattccctagaactgaagttacaggccaTCAGGAGCTACCCAGCAtgggtgcagggaactgaactctggttctctgcaagagcggTGTGCACTTgtaacctctgagccgtctctccagccagGAGAACCTTAGCTCTTTGTCAAGCCCTACACAGTGGATTAGAAAACGGGCTTCCTCAGTTtcacaagatgtcctctgacttccacaggcacatgtgtaccaacacacacacacacacacacacattctctcctcAGAAACACACACGGatgtaaaattcaaaaataaaagaaaaaagtcagtaTAGTGGGAACCTGTGGGGTTGCTCAGTGTCTTGTGTGAGTTATTGCTGCTGTCTGGGTAGATGCTGGGTGCAGAGTGGCAGAGGTGTGGGCTGAGGTTTGCTGGATGCCAGGCCTGGGGAatgcacctgtgatcccagcagttgggaggtggAGACGGGAGTATTAGGCGtccagggtcatccttggctagtTTGTGATCAGTTTCAGCTTCGTGAGACACTgtcaagaaagaaggaagggagggagggaggaaacggAGATTGATGATgggaaggcaggcatggtggtgcgtGTGTATATCCCCAGAACCATGTTCAAGCTTTGGCTGGGCTACATTacgagttcaaggatagcctaggctacaaagcaaGCTCTGTCTTAACACCCAGGAAAAGCCAGAACCCTCGGGCCTTGGCTGAAAACGGCCTTCAGCTGATCCTGGTCTCCTGGTTTGCAGGTCTAAGAGGGGATTCTAGGGAGCTCGTCATGTTCTCTGTGACTCAGTGAAGAGCTGGTCGGACTTCTCTACCGAGGGGGTGGGGTCCTCCGGTCCCCGCGGCCCCAGGGCTGGGGTTCCAGGTGCAGGCTGCCTTACACAGCtttctatgtgggtgctagggatccaaactcGGGTTTCTGCTCGTCCAGCTAGCATCTAAAGGCTCCCCTCCCTCTGTTGCCCCTCACTTCCAGGACATGTCCAATGACGATgaggcggcggaggcggcggcagaGGCAGCGGGGGACACCCACCTGCTTGGCTTCTCTGATGAGATCCTCCTGCATAtcctgagccatgtccccagcacAGACCTGGTTCTCAGTGTGCGACGCACCTGCAGGAAGCTGGCAGCCCTGTGCCTGGACAAGAGCCTGGTGCACAGCGTGCTACTGCAGAAGGACTACCAGGTGAGCAGGGTGGGCGGGAGGGCGAGGTCGGCCAGCGCCAGCCTGGGCCGCCAGTGCAGGCACCCGTGTTTGCTCACAAGCCTGTGGCCGGGGGGAATGGTCTTCAGGATACAGTGGGGGACAGAGCCAGGGTGGAGGAGAGTAGGTGGGGTGCCCCATGGCAGGGGGGAatagtgcgtgtgtgtgtgtgtgtgtgtgtgtgtgtgtgtgcgcgcgcgcgtgtgtgaaTGGAgttctgggagggagggagcctgGGCCTCAAATGCAGGGATCAGTGAGGCCTTCTGGGTAGGCTCCACAGGGTGGAGTTGCTGCTCCACAGGGCAGACTGGAAGGTCGTTGTGGAGTGGCATGTGGACAGATGCCACAGTAGACATTGCTGCAGAAGGGCTGAAGTCTCTGATCACCTGAGACAGTGGTCTGCCGTCTGCCGTGGTCgggtgttgctactttgtttccaacccaattcccctggtaaaagaaatctcaactcagtaaCAATACAAGTTGTAAGCCtcgattgggcagatctcccactacactgttCTATTTCCATCTATGTTATAACTtggggtttctccaggccatgaacTTCTCTGTCTGTAGCTTCTCTGGCCTCTCCTTCTTGTTGATCCCCCGaggctcctcccccaaactctcagctcctcccccttcttcctgcccaatcattggctcaagtctTTATtagaaaagttaaggtggggacttctcaaggcaactcctcatctgcagcccctctgaggagtggaattagcatcaaaatacaagcccagggctatccactaCACATTACACAcagtaatcccaacactctggaatcaaggcagaaggatctgtaaattcaaggccagactggactacagagtttcaggtcagccaaggctacacagtgagaccctgtctttaaaaaaaataaatagcatgTTGTGTGGTGTccatgtctttagtcccagcacttggattaaaggcgtgcggcaCCACCACTTGGCGAAAAACCGTCTTGAAATTAcctcccaccaaaaaaaaaaaaaaaagctagttatttttagatgtgtgtgtgcccctgtgtgAGTTCTTGTGCCCAGAGGCATTAAATTCCCCTGGAGTTGTAGTTCCAGGCAGTTGCGAACCACCTGAGGTGGGCGCTGGGAGCTGGActcgggtcctttggaagagcagtgcgtaccactgaaccatctctccacccccagtTATAGCTTGCAAGCaactgcttttcttccttttctcctctctctctctctctctctctctctctcgctctctctcgctctctcgctctctcgctctctctctccctctctctctctcgctctctcgctctctctctcgctctctcgctctcatctttctctgtgtagcttggctattctgtaactcactctgtagaccaggctggtctcaaactcagagatccacctggtgctgggatgaaaggcgtgcgccaccaccgcccggcttgtttttctttttgaaacaagaGTCTTGAGTACTCCAGGCTATGCTggaactctgtagcccaggtggATGCTAAACTTGAAATGCTGCTCccgtctcagcctcccaagtgttggaatgaCTGGCATGGGCCATCAGGGCCTGGCTAGCGAacggggtgggggagtggggtggggcagcCCTCTTGGCTGCTGGCAGTGGTAAGTGTCTGGAAGAGCAAGGGTGGCCTACTTTCCTCTGTGCGGGAGTGGGACGTAGCCGGGGACGCCTGTCTGTCCTGCCCTGTCTCCGCTCTGCAGGCCAGCGAGGAGAAGGTGAAGCAGCTGGTGAAGGAGATTGGCCGGGAGATCCAGCAGCTGAATATGGCGGGCTGCTACTGGCTGTCTGGCTCCACCATCGAGCACGTGGCCCGCTGTCGCAGCCTGGTGAAGGTGAACCTGTCGGGTTGCCACCTCACCTCCCTGCGCCTGTCCAAGGTGCTCTCGGCCCTGCAGCACCTGCGCTCACTGGCCATCGACGTGAGCCCCGGCTTCGACGCCAGCCAGCTGAGCAGCGAGTGCAAGGCCACGCTGAGCCGCGTGCAGGAGCTCAAGCAGACGCTCTTCACGCCGTCCTACGGGGTGGTGCCCTGCTGCGCCAGCCTGCAGAAGCTGCTGCTCTACTTCGAGATCCTGGACCGCACCCGGGAGGGCGCCGTCCTCTCGGGCCAGCTCATGGTGGGCCAGAGCAACGTGCCCCACTACCAGAACCTGCGCGTCTTCTATGCCCGCCTGGCGCCCGGCTACATCAACCAGGAGGTGGTGAGACTCTACCTGGCCGTGCTCAGCGACCGCACGCCCGAGAACCTGCACGCCTTCCTCATCTCCGTGCCCGGCAGCTTCGCGGAGAGCGGGGCCACCAAGAACCTGCTGGACTCCATGGCCCGCAACGTGGCCCTGGACGCCCTGCAGCTGCCCAGGTCCTGGCTGAACGGCTCCACCCTCCTGCAGCACATGAAATTCAACAACCCCTTCTACTTCAGCTTCAGCCGCTGCACGCTGTCGGGCGGCCACCTCATCCAGCGCCTCCTCAACGGGGGGAAGGACCTGCGCAGCCTGGCCAGCCTCAACCTCAGCGGCTGCGTGCACTGCCTGTCGGCCGACTCGCTGCTGCGCAAGGCGGAGGACGACATCGACAGCAGCATCCTGGAGACGCTGGTGCGCTCCTGCTGCAACCTGCACCACCTCAACCTCTCGGCCGCCCACCACCACAGCCCCGACGGCCTGGGCCGCCACCTCTGCCAGCTCCTGGCGCGCCTCTGCCACCTGCGCTCCCTGTCCCTGCCCGTCTGCGCTGTGGCTGACTCGTCGGCCCCCAGGCCTGACCGTGCGCCCGCCCCGCCCGCCATGCACGCCGTACCCCGCGGCTTCGGCAAGAAGGTGCGCATCGGGGTGCAGACCTGTCCCAACCCCTTCGCGGGCCAGTCGGCCCCACAGCCCACCtctgtcttctggtctctgctgaAGAAGCTCCCGTTTCTGGAGCACCTGGAACTGATCGGGTCCAATTTCTCCTCAGCCATGCCCCGCAACGAGCCTGCCATCCGCAACTCCCTCCCACCCTGCGGGCGGGCCCAGAACGTGGGGGACTCGGAGGTAGCCGCCATTGGCCAGCTGACCTTCCTGCGGCACCTGACGCTAGCCCAACTGCCAGGCATGCTGACGGGCTCTGGACTCGTGAGCAT
Coding sequences:
- the Fbxl18 gene encoding F-box/LRR-repeat protein 18 isoform X1; translation: MSNDDEAAEAAAEAAGDTHLLGFSDEILLHILSHVPSTDLVLSVRRTCRKLAALCLDKSLVHSVLLQKDYQASEEKVKQLVKEIGREIQQLNMAGCYWLSGSTIEHVARCRSLVKVNLSGCHLTSLRLSKVLSALQHLRSLAIDVSPGFDASQLSSECKATLSRVQELKQTLFTPSYGVVPCCASLQKLLLYFEILDRTREGAVLSGQLMVGQSNVPHYQNLRVFYARLAPGYINQEVVRLYLAVLSDRTPENLHAFLISVPGSFAESGATKNLLDSMARNVALDALQLPRSWLNGSTLLQHMKFNNPFYFSFSRCTLSGGHLIQRLLNGGKDLRSLASLNLSGCVHCLSADSLLRKAEDDIDSSILETLVRSCCNLHHLNLSAAHHHSPDGLGRHLCQLLARLCHLRSLSLPVCAVADSSAPRPDRAPAPPAMHAVPRGFGKKVRIGVQTCPNPFAGQSAPQPTSVFWSLLKKLPFLEHLELIGSNFSSAMPRNEPAIRNSLPPCGRAQNVGDSEVAAIGQLTFLRHLTLAQLPGMLTGSGLVSIGLQCQHLQSLSLANLGMMGKVVYMPALADMLKHCKRLKDLSFQAERPALNVVIFPLLHEGLTDVIRDVPMVHLDEITLFKSRVAEEPPNLWW
- the Fbxl18 gene encoding F-box/LRR-repeat protein 18 isoform X2 — encoded protein: MSNDDEAAEAAAEAAGDTHLLGFSDEILLHILSHVPSTDLVLSVRRTCRKLAALCLDKSLVHSVLLQKDYQASEEKVKQLVKEIGREIQQLNMAGCYWLSGSTIEHVARCRSLVKVNLSGCHLTSLRLSKVLSALQHLRSLAIDVSPGFDASQLSSECKATLSRVQELKQTLFTPSYGVVPCCASLQKLLLYFEILDRTREGAVLSGQLMVGQSNVPHYQNLRVFYARLAPGYINQEVVRLYLAVLSDRTPENLHAFLISVPGSFAESGATKNLLDSMARNVALDALQLPRSWLNGSTLLQHMKFNNPFYFSFSRCTLSGGHLIQRLLNGGKDLRSLASLNLSGCVHCLSADSLLRKAEDDIDSSILETLVRSCCNLHHLNLSAAHHHSPDGLGRHLCQLLARLCHLRSLSLPVCAVADSSAPRPDRAPAPPAMHAVPRGFGKKVRIGVQTCPNPFAGQSAPQPTSVFWSLLKKLPFLEHLELIGSNFSSAMPRNEPAIRNSLPPCGRAQNVGDSEVAAIGQLTFLRHLTLAQLPGMLTGSGLVSIGLQCQHLQSLSLANLGMMGKVVYMPALADMLKHCKRLKDLRLEQPYFNANAQFFQALGQCSSLQRLCLVSRSGTLQPDAVLAFMARCLQVVMCHMFTGESLTACKSLQQSLLRSFQAERPALNVVIFPLLHEGLTDVIRDVPMVHLDEITLFKSRVAEEPPNLWW